Proteins from one Microcoleus sp. FACHB-672 genomic window:
- a CDS encoding Gfo/Idh/MocA family oxidoreductase, translated as MQDRISVGCSNAYVPRNQPEPIRIGVIGVGNMGQHHTRVLSLLKDVELVGVADISVERGLDTASKYRIRFFEDYRDLLPHVEAVCIAVPTRLHHSVGMTCLHAGVHVLIEKPIAASITEAESLVNAAAESGCILQVGHIERFNPAFQELSKVLKTEELLALEAHRMSPYSHRANDVSVVLDLMIHDIDLLLELAEAPVVKLTASGSRASGSGFLDYVTATLGFANGIVATLTASKVTHRKLRRIVAHCKNSLTEADFLNNEILIHRQTTANYMTDYGQVLYRQDGLIEKVYTSNIEPLHAELEHFVNCVRGGNQPSVGGQQALKALRLASVIEQMALDGNVWYSSDAERSSLHPSTVTVM; from the coding sequence GTGCAAGATCGCATATCAGTGGGATGTTCAAACGCTTATGTACCGCGAAATCAACCCGAACCCATCCGAATTGGGGTGATAGGGGTTGGGAACATGGGACAGCATCACACCCGCGTTCTTAGCTTGTTGAAAGACGTAGAGCTAGTGGGTGTGGCCGACATTAGTGTAGAGCGGGGTCTAGACACTGCCAGTAAATATCGGATTCGCTTTTTTGAAGATTATCGTGACCTCCTCCCCCATGTGGAGGCCGTTTGTATTGCCGTTCCAACAAGACTGCATCACTCGGTAGGCATGACTTGTCTCCATGCCGGTGTCCATGTCTTGATTGAAAAGCCGATTGCTGCCAGCATTACGGAGGCTGAATCTCTGGTCAATGCTGCCGCTGAATCAGGCTGCATTCTACAAGTGGGGCATATTGAACGCTTTAACCCAGCCTTCCAAGAACTTAGCAAGGTACTAAAGACAGAAGAATTGCTGGCTTTAGAAGCCCATCGCATGAGTCCTTATTCTCACCGGGCTAACGATGTGTCTGTGGTCTTGGATCTGATGATTCATGACATTGACCTGCTTTTAGAGCTGGCAGAGGCTCCTGTGGTTAAGCTAACGGCTAGTGGCAGTCGCGCTTCTGGTTCTGGATTTTTAGATTATGTGACCGCGACCCTTGGCTTTGCGAATGGGATTGTGGCCACGCTGACGGCGAGCAAAGTGACTCACCGAAAACTGCGGCGAATTGTGGCTCATTGTAAGAATTCGCTAACGGAGGCGGATTTTCTCAATAATGAAATCTTGATTCACCGGCAAACAACTGCCAACTACATGACGGACTATGGCCAAGTGCTTTACCGGCAGGATGGTCTAATTGAAAAAGTCTATACCAGCAATATTGAGCCGCTTCATGCAGAGCTAGAGCATTTTGTCAACTGCGTCCGGGGGGGAAATCAACCTTCTGTCGGCGGGCAGCAAGCTCTCAAAGCTTTGCGTTTAGCCAGTGTGATTGAGCAAATGGCCCTTGACGGTAACGTGTGGTATTCCTCA